In Rathayibacter sp. VKM Ac-2762, one DNA window encodes the following:
- a CDS encoding ABC transporter permease, whose protein sequence is MSSDTRPARGSVLGGIIRRQYFWGVVAIALLLLVNVVKDPGYLAVSVSPTTGYLVGNVIDIARAAAPILMIAVGMCLVVATGGIDLSVGSIMVVAGAVSMEFLNSAGAPDSLGAAAGAFALALLVAAVLGAVNGVLVSVVGLQPFISTLVVMLAGRGLAKVITGGQNTAATNEPFRWLANGYVFGLPVVFLLAIAIVVVVGVLVRRSALGLMIEAIGMDPKAARLAGINRRGLLMTAYIGSGILAGVAGVFATASVMTVDVSRTGYQLELDAILAVVIGGTSLAGGKFNITGAAVGAILIATLDKTVVFLGVSSSATPAFKAIVIVALCLLQSERVRSAFKSRREARRSVPQKEAIPA, encoded by the coding sequence ATGAGCAGCGACACCCGACCCGCCCGGGGATCCGTCCTCGGCGGGATCATCCGCCGCCAGTACTTCTGGGGAGTCGTGGCTATCGCCCTGCTCCTCCTCGTCAACGTCGTCAAGGACCCGGGCTACCTGGCCGTCTCGGTCAGCCCGACCACCGGCTACCTCGTCGGCAACGTCATCGACATCGCCCGCGCCGCCGCTCCGATCCTGATGATCGCCGTCGGCATGTGCCTGGTCGTCGCGACCGGGGGCATCGACCTCTCGGTCGGCTCGATCATGGTCGTCGCCGGCGCCGTCTCGATGGAGTTCCTCAACTCCGCGGGAGCGCCCGACTCGCTCGGCGCCGCAGCGGGTGCCTTCGCACTCGCCCTCCTCGTGGCCGCCGTGCTCGGAGCCGTGAACGGCGTCCTGGTCTCGGTGGTGGGCCTCCAGCCCTTCATCAGCACGCTGGTCGTGATGCTCGCGGGCCGCGGCCTGGCGAAGGTCATCACCGGCGGCCAGAACACCGCCGCCACCAACGAGCCCTTCCGCTGGCTCGCGAACGGGTACGTCTTCGGGCTCCCGGTCGTGTTCCTCCTCGCCATCGCCATCGTCGTGGTCGTCGGAGTCCTGGTGCGCCGCAGCGCCCTCGGCCTGATGATCGAGGCCATCGGCATGGACCCGAAGGCGGCCCGCCTCGCGGGCATCAACCGCCGGGGCCTGCTGATGACCGCCTACATCGGCAGCGGCATCCTCGCCGGAGTCGCGGGCGTGTTCGCCACGGCGAGCGTGATGACGGTCGACGTCTCGCGCACCGGCTACCAGCTCGAGCTCGACGCGATCCTCGCGGTCGTCATCGGCGGCACCTCGCTCGCCGGCGGCAAGTTCAACATCACCGGTGCCGCCGTGGGCGCGATCCTGATCGCCACCCTCGACAAGACCGTCGTGTTCCTCGGAGTCTCGTCCTCCGCGACGCCCGCCTTCAAGGCGATCGTCATCGTCGCGCTCTGCCTCCTGCAGTCCGAGCGCGTCCGCTCCGCCTTCAAGTCCCGTCGCGAGGCGCGCCGCAGCGTCCCGCAGAAAGAGGCGATCCCCGCATGA
- a CDS encoding sugar ABC transporter ATP-binding protein has translation MTGSPPIVEMKNISISFPGVKALDGVDFRLFPGEVHTLMGENGAGKSTLIKALTGVYRIDSGDIVIDGETRRLTGTADSQAAGISTVYQEVNLVTNLSIGENVMLGYEVRGPFGINWKATHQAAKVALEKLGLGHLNTRQSLASLSIAMQQLVAISRSTVSDSKVLILDEPTSSLDANEVENLFVVIRRLRAEGVAILFVSHFLDQVYAISDRLTVLRNGTFVGEYLTHELDRTSLISKMIGKDIAALRSLDSERESQDHLYRDAPLYTAKGIGKKGSIESTDLTLHRGEVVGFAGLLGSGRTELARLIYGVDKPDTGEITMHGKKIDVPTPTAGLAHKIAFSSENRRDEGIIRDLSVRENLILGVQAKRGWARPLSKKEKDEIVGKYLVELNVRPADPDRPISKLSGGNQQKVLLGRWLATAPEILILDEPTRGIDVGAKAEIQEKVVALAGEGVAVVFISSELDEVVRLSDRIIVLKDHRVIAEILNGPAVTAESIVTTIAAEGVVDEDVVVLESATQEAAS, from the coding sequence ATGACAGGTTCGCCTCCGATCGTCGAGATGAAGAACATCTCGATCAGCTTCCCCGGCGTGAAAGCCCTCGACGGCGTCGACTTCCGCCTGTTCCCGGGCGAGGTCCACACCCTCATGGGTGAGAACGGCGCCGGCAAGTCCACGCTCATCAAGGCCCTCACCGGCGTCTACCGCATCGATAGCGGAGACATCGTGATCGACGGGGAGACCCGTCGCCTGACCGGCACCGCCGACTCGCAGGCCGCGGGCATCTCCACCGTGTACCAGGAGGTCAACCTGGTCACGAACCTCTCCATCGGAGAGAACGTGATGCTCGGCTACGAGGTCCGCGGACCCTTCGGCATCAACTGGAAGGCCACCCACCAGGCCGCGAAGGTCGCGCTCGAGAAGCTCGGCCTCGGCCACCTCAACACGCGCCAGTCGCTCGCCTCGCTCTCGATCGCGATGCAGCAGCTGGTCGCGATCAGCCGCTCGACGGTGAGCGACTCCAAGGTGCTCATCCTCGACGAGCCGACCTCGAGCCTGGACGCGAACGAGGTCGAGAACCTCTTCGTCGTCATCCGCCGCCTCCGTGCGGAGGGCGTCGCGATCCTCTTCGTCTCGCACTTCCTCGACCAGGTCTACGCGATCAGCGACCGCCTGACGGTGCTGCGCAACGGCACCTTCGTCGGCGAGTACCTGACCCACGAGCTCGACCGCACCTCGCTGATCTCGAAGATGATCGGCAAGGACATCGCCGCGCTGCGCTCCCTCGACTCCGAGCGCGAGAGCCAGGACCACCTCTACCGCGACGCCCCGCTCTACACCGCGAAGGGCATCGGCAAGAAGGGCTCCATCGAGAGCACCGACCTGACGCTGCACCGCGGCGAGGTCGTCGGCTTCGCCGGGCTCCTCGGCTCCGGCCGCACCGAGCTCGCGCGCCTGATCTACGGCGTCGACAAGCCCGACACCGGCGAGATCACGATGCACGGCAAGAAGATCGACGTCCCGACGCCGACCGCCGGTCTCGCCCACAAGATCGCGTTCTCGAGCGAGAACCGCCGCGACGAGGGCATCATCCGCGACCTCTCGGTCCGCGAGAACCTCATCCTCGGCGTGCAGGCCAAGCGCGGCTGGGCCCGCCCCCTCTCCAAGAAGGAGAAGGACGAGATCGTCGGCAAGTACCTCGTCGAGCTCAACGTGCGCCCGGCCGACCCCGACCGCCCGATCAGCAAGCTCTCCGGCGGCAACCAGCAGAAGGTCCTCCTCGGCCGCTGGCTCGCCACCGCCCCCGAGATCCTCATCCTCGACGAGCCGACCCGCGGCATCGACGTCGGAGCGAAGGCCGAGATCCAGGAGAAGGTCGTCGCCCTCGCCGGCGAGGGCGTCGCCGTGGTCTTCATCTCGTCCGAGCTCGACGAGGTCGTCCGCCTCAGCGACCGCATCATCGTCCTGAAGGACCACCGCGTGATCGCGGAGATCCTCAACGGTCCCGCTGTCACTGCGGAGTCGATCGTCACTACCATCGCCGCAGAGGGAGTCGTCGACGAGGACGTCGTCGTCCTCGAGAGCGCCACGCAGGAGGCCGCATCATGA
- a CDS encoding sugar ABC transporter permease: MSAVMTRSAPPASTKRTSGARGWLSQHLDKLPTLAALIIFFGMIVYGEAAYGRILQASTISNLLVNNAHLIILAVGLTFVILTGGIDLSVGAVIAFSSVSGVLLINAGWNPWLVMVLMVVIGALFGVISGVLIQYFNVQPFIATLAMMFLARGLASMLSTVPERLPEDSAVLSLATPIKLIDGPKVNDFVISPGVIIAILVVAGAFFVLHRTRLGRTVYAMGGSEQSAALMGLPVVRTKLFIYIISGTLAGLAGVVYTARLGSAQNITGTGWELDAIAATVIGGTLLTGGVGFVLGSVVGALVLGLMNVLITRDGGIPPEATTIITGGILLVFVLLQRAVMARSKT, from the coding sequence ATGAGTGCCGTGATGACCCGCTCCGCCCCTCCGGCGAGCACCAAGCGCACCTCCGGGGCGCGCGGCTGGCTGAGCCAGCACCTGGACAAGCTGCCCACCCTGGCCGCGCTGATCATCTTCTTCGGGATGATCGTCTACGGCGAGGCCGCCTACGGCCGGATCCTGCAGGCGAGCACGATCTCGAACCTGCTGGTCAACAACGCGCACCTGATCATCCTCGCCGTGGGCCTCACCTTCGTGATCCTCACCGGCGGCATCGACCTCTCGGTCGGCGCAGTGATCGCGTTCAGCAGCGTGAGCGGCGTGCTCCTGATCAACGCCGGCTGGAACCCCTGGCTCGTGATGGTCCTGATGGTCGTGATCGGCGCCCTGTTCGGCGTGATCTCCGGCGTCCTGATCCAGTACTTCAACGTGCAGCCGTTCATCGCGACGCTCGCGATGATGTTCCTGGCCCGCGGTCTCGCCTCCATGCTGAGCACCGTCCCGGAGCGCCTCCCCGAGGACTCGGCCGTGCTGAGCCTGGCCACGCCGATCAAGCTGATCGACGGCCCCAAGGTCAACGACTTCGTCATCAGCCCCGGCGTGATCATCGCGATCCTCGTCGTGGCCGGCGCGTTCTTCGTGCTGCACCGCACCCGCCTGGGCCGCACGGTCTACGCGATGGGCGGCTCCGAGCAGTCGGCGGCCCTGATGGGCCTCCCGGTGGTGCGGACCAAGCTGTTCATCTACATCATCAGCGGCACGCTCGCCGGTCTCGCCGGTGTGGTCTACACCGCCCGCCTCGGCAGCGCGCAGAACATCACCGGCACCGGCTGGGAGCTCGACGCCATCGCGGCGACCGTCATCGGCGGCACGCTGCTCACCGGCGGCGTCGGCTTCGTGCTCGGCTCGGTGGTCGGCGCCCTGGTGCTCGGCCTGATGAACGTCCTGATCACCCGCGACGGCGGCATCCCGCCGGAGGCGACCACGATCATCACCGGAGGCATCCTCCTGGTCTTCGTCCTCCTCCAGCGCGCCGTCATGGCCCGCAGCAAGACCTGA